A region from the Cryptosporangium arvum DSM 44712 genome encodes:
- a CDS encoding gluconeogenesis factor YvcK family protein has product MIGSDTERPPRVVAFGGGHGLFASLKALCLLGIEPTAVVTVADDGGSSGRLRREFGGIPPGDLRQALVALANPGDPVTAAVFQHRFPGKGELGGHAIGNLIISGLTDILGGTVEALEHASRVLGCRGRVLPMAAEPLDIEADVAGALGNVVTVHGQHEVASTKGQVRRVRVTPADAPACAEAVEAVKMADALVLGPGSWFTSVLPHFLVPELADAIVSSAARRIVVLNLSTDGETKGMPFDGHLHALAEHAPALKVDVVLADPHIVGDHTGLSRAAESLGGRLVVAPVAASDGSPRHDQQALANALRGVLGTG; this is encoded by the coding sequence GTGATCGGTTCGGACACCGAGCGGCCTCCCCGGGTAGTGGCGTTCGGCGGCGGGCATGGGTTGTTCGCGTCGCTCAAGGCGCTCTGTCTGCTCGGGATCGAACCGACGGCCGTGGTGACCGTCGCCGACGACGGCGGCTCCAGCGGCCGGCTGCGGCGCGAATTCGGCGGCATTCCGCCCGGTGACCTGCGCCAGGCGCTCGTCGCGCTGGCGAACCCCGGCGATCCGGTCACCGCCGCGGTGTTCCAGCACCGCTTTCCCGGCAAAGGTGAGCTCGGCGGGCACGCGATCGGCAACCTGATCATCTCCGGGCTCACCGACATCCTCGGTGGCACCGTGGAGGCGCTCGAGCACGCGTCACGCGTGCTCGGATGCCGGGGCCGGGTGCTGCCGATGGCCGCGGAACCGCTGGACATCGAGGCCGACGTCGCCGGAGCGCTGGGCAACGTCGTCACCGTCCACGGTCAGCACGAGGTCGCCAGCACCAAGGGGCAGGTCCGCCGCGTCCGGGTGACACCGGCCGACGCGCCGGCGTGCGCGGAGGCGGTCGAGGCCGTGAAGATGGCCGACGCCCTGGTGCTGGGCCCCGGCTCGTGGTTCACGAGTGTTCTGCCGCACTTCCTGGTGCCCGAACTGGCCGACGCGATCGTCAGCTCGGCGGCCCGGCGGATCGTCGTGCTGAACCTCAGCACCGACGGTGAAACGAAGGGAATGCCGTTCGACGGCCACCTTCATGCGCTGGCCGAACACGCTCCGGCATTGAAAGTGGACGTCGTGCTCGCAGATCCACACATCGTCGGGGACCACACCGGTCTGTCGCGTGCGGCAGAATCTCTAGGGGGACGACTGGTTGTGGCGCCGGTAGCGGCGTCCGACGGAAGTCCGCGGCACGATCAGCAGGCTCTCGCCAACGCACTCCGCGGAGTGCTGGGCACCGGCTGA